A genomic region of Neisseria cinerea contains the following coding sequences:
- the thiS gene encoding sulfur carrier protein ThiS gives MNIILNGEPAELRGKTVADLIAQTAPQQPFAVAVNTGFVAKGTYAETVLNENDKVDIVRPVVGG, from the coding sequence ATGAATATCATCTTAAACGGCGAACCCGCCGAACTTCGCGGCAAAACCGTTGCCGACCTCATCGCCCAAACCGCGCCGCAACAACCTTTTGCCGTCGCCGTGAATACCGGATTTGTCGCCAAAGGCACGTATGCGGAAACGGTTTTGAACGAAAACGACAAAGTCGATATTGTGCGGCCGGTAGTCGGCGGCTGA
- a CDS encoding thiazole synthase, which translates to MLTLYGETFPSRLLLGTAAYPTPEILKQSVRIAQPAMITVSLRRAGSRGEAHGQGFWSLLEESGVPVLPNTAGCQSVQEAVTTAQMAREVFETDWIKLELIGDDDTLQPDVFQLVEAAEILIKDGFKVLPYCTEDLIACRRLLDAGCQALMPWAAPIGTGLGAVHAYALNVLRERLPDTPLIIDAGLGLPSQAAQVMEWGFDGVLLNTAVSRSGDPVNMARAFAFAIESGRLAFEAEPVEARTKAQASTPTVGQPFWHSAEY; encoded by the coding sequence ATGCTCACCCTATACGGAGAAACTTTCCCTTCACGGCTGTTGCTCGGCACGGCTGCCTACCCGACCCCTGAAATCCTCAAACAATCCGTCCGTATCGCCCAACCCGCGATGATTACCGTCTCGTTGCGCCGCGCAGGAAGCAGAGGTGAGGCACACGGTCAGGGATTTTGGTCGCTATTGGAAGAAAGCGGCGTGCCCGTACTGCCGAACACAGCAGGCTGCCAAAGCGTGCAGGAAGCGGTAACGACGGCGCAGATGGCGCGTGAAGTGTTTGAAACCGATTGGATCAAACTCGAGCTCATCGGCGACGACGACACCTTGCAGCCGGATGTATTCCAGCTTGTCGAAGCGGCGGAAATCCTGATTAAAGACGGCTTCAAAGTACTGCCTTATTGCACCGAAGACCTGATTGCCTGCCGCCGCCTGCTCGACGCGGGCTGTCAGGCGTTGATGCCGTGGGCAGCTCCCATCGGCACGGGTTTGGGCGCGGTTCACGCCTACGCGCTGAACGTCCTGCGCGAACGCCTGCCCGACACGCCGCTGATTATCGATGCGGGCTTGGGTTTGCCCTCGCAGGCGGCGCAAGTGATGGAATGGGGGTTTGACGGCGTATTGCTGAACACCGCCGTTTCCCGCAGCGGCGACCCCGTCAACATGGCGCGCGCCTTCGCGTTCGCCATCGAATCCGGGCGGCTGGCATTTGAAGCCGAACCGGTCGAGGCTCGCACCAAAGCGCAAGCCAGTACGCCGACCGTAGGTCAGCCGTTTTGGCATTCGGCGGAATATTGA